The following proteins are co-located in the Haloplanus sp. HW8-1 genome:
- a CDS encoding ABC transporter permease, whose amino-acid sequence MTARTTTSIGDVERTRLGIDTRRYARGVGGLCIFLTVWWIGAATTQPSYLLPGPVESARAFLDLFTTSTALLVPLFGAEITLPTGIAHLTQTLLHYVPGLLFGAVSGAGSGLAMGWNGALDDWLRPLVRVLRPIPPLAWIVFAIVWFGIHHTGAAFIVFVGAFWINFYGAYGGVEGVSTELTDAASTLGVERDLSMLKLVALPSAAPQVLTGFRTSIGRCWMIVVGAELFGAPGVGYEIINASNNLAMATSVAYMFLISLAFLCMDVGFRLLERRVLAWR is encoded by the coding sequence ATGACGGCACGCACGACTACCAGCATCGGCGACGTTGAGCGTACACGACTTGGGATCGATACGCGAAGGTATGCTCGCGGCGTCGGCGGTCTCTGTATATTCCTCACGGTGTGGTGGATCGGTGCAGCGACCACACAACCGTCGTATCTGTTACCGGGGCCGGTCGAGTCGGCACGAGCATTTCTCGACCTGTTTACTACGTCGACAGCGCTCCTCGTTCCGCTATTCGGTGCCGAAATAACACTTCCGACCGGGATTGCACACCTCACACAGACGCTGTTACATTACGTTCCCGGCCTCCTGTTCGGTGCCGTCAGTGGAGCTGGATCCGGCCTTGCGATGGGCTGGAACGGTGCGCTCGACGACTGGCTGCGACCACTCGTCCGGGTACTGCGACCGATCCCACCGCTGGCGTGGATCGTCTTCGCCATCGTCTGGTTCGGCATCCACCACACTGGCGCGGCGTTCATCGTCTTCGTCGGCGCGTTCTGGATCAACTTCTACGGCGCCTACGGCGGCGTGGAGGGCGTTTCGACCGAACTGACCGATGCGGCGTCGACGCTCGGCGTGGAGCGCGACCTCTCGATGCTGAAACTCGTTGCACTCCCAAGTGCCGCTCCCCAGGTGTTGACCGGATTTCGGACGAGCATTGGTCGCTGCTGGATGATCGTCGTCGGCGCCGAACTGTTCGGCGCACCAGGCGTCGGCTACGAGATCATCAACGCCTCGAACAACCTCGCGATGGCAACCAGCGTCGCCTACATGTTCCTGATCAGTCTGGCGTTCCTCTGTATGGACGTCGGGTTCCGACTACTCGAACGGAGGGTCCTCGCATGGCGCTGA
- a CDS encoding CopG family ribbon-helix-helix protein, giving the protein MTERLRDDLDTFAEEHGYTGRSEVIREACQSLLKEYQETDYEGRRVLATVTAVFGYDEPEIERRMMDIRHEFEASIRSNSHNCLEGNAGCVETFVIEAAHDDVLRFIGTVRGADESVSVEYTVLPVDAMNAQISEQ; this is encoded by the coding sequence ATGACGGAGCGACTCCGAGACGATCTCGATACGTTTGCGGAAGAACACGGTTACACCGGACGAAGTGAGGTCATCCGCGAAGCGTGCCAGTCACTACTCAAAGAGTACCAAGAGACAGACTACGAGGGTCGGCGGGTATTGGCGACAGTTACTGCTGTCTTCGGCTACGACGAACCGGAAATCGAACGCCGGATGATGGATATCCGCCACGAATTCGAAGCGTCGATCCGGTCGAACTCCCACAACTGCCTCGAAGGGAACGCCGGTTGTGTCGAGACGTTCGTCATCGAAGCCGCGCACGACGATGTCCTGCGTTTCATCGGAACCGTTAGAGGAGCAGACGAGTCAGTTTCAGTCGAATACACGGTCCTACCCGTCGATGCCATGAACGCACAGATCAGCGAGCAGTAG
- a CDS encoding energy-coupling factor transporter transmembrane component T family protein gives MTTLSNHVPDPRLITAFAERRDGPLHRVNPWTKVGVVGALVLAVTVFDRLALLAGLYGAVLVVYGLAGLPYRRLAGWYTLPMLFIVSVAGPLAFLEPGTPIGGALSTPLGELSVTWAGLVLFGELSCRSLTVVTFALTASMTTKYTDVAYMLGRLLPRPIDQIALLTYRFTFVMIETLEDLVKAALSRGANFSEFWSNKRLYARILGMTMLSAIEQSERLVKSMEARGYNGDITLYGDVSRPPIHELAVVAGSYVAVVGYAAVVVYGVRL, from the coding sequence GTGACGACACTCTCGAACCACGTTCCCGACCCGCGACTCATCACTGCGTTCGCCGAACGGAGAGACGGACCGTTGCACCGCGTCAATCCCTGGACGAAGGTCGGCGTCGTCGGTGCACTCGTCCTCGCCGTCACGGTGTTCGACCGTCTCGCGCTCCTGGCCGGACTCTACGGTGCCGTACTGGTGGTCTACGGACTCGCAGGACTGCCATACCGACGGTTGGCCGGCTGGTACACGCTCCCGATGCTGTTCATCGTCTCAGTCGCCGGGCCGCTGGCGTTCCTCGAACCGGGAACGCCGATCGGTGGCGCGCTCTCGACACCGCTCGGTGAACTTTCTGTCACGTGGGCAGGGCTCGTGCTCTTCGGGGAGCTCAGCTGTCGGTCACTTACGGTCGTCACGTTTGCGCTGACGGCGTCGATGACGACGAAATACACGGACGTCGCGTACATGCTCGGACGACTACTCCCGCGGCCAATCGACCAGATCGCGTTGCTCACCTACCGGTTCACGTTCGTCATGATCGAGACGCTCGAGGACCTCGTGAAAGCCGCACTCTCCCGTGGAGCGAACTTCTCGGAGTTCTGGTCGAACAAACGGCTGTACGCGAGAATCCTCGGCATGACGATGTTGTCGGCGATCGAACAGTCAGAACGACTCGTCAAGTCGATGGAAGCCCGTGGCTACAACGGCGACATCACGCTGTACGGCGACGTCTCGCGGCCACCGATCCACGAACTGGCCGTCGTCGCCGGCTCGTACGTCGCCGTCGTCGGCTACGCAGCGGTCGTGGTCTACGGGGTGAGACTGTGA
- a CDS encoding ABC transporter ATP-binding protein encodes MALSSDSSTGRDAREKITIQKVSRSYESTQALADVSFSVAEGEFCCVVGPSGCGKTTLLRAIAGLDDPDGGSILVGGDPVTGPGLDRGMVFQEYALFPWRTVRGNIRFGLDRPACDCPDCEGRVRELIDLVGLDGFEDAYPKELSGGMKQRVGIARALAPDPEILLMDEPFGSVDARTRDRLHAELLDIWTQTGQTVVFVTHDIDEAVTLADRVVVMDADPGTVQSTFSIDLERPRERTSRDFVNHVARIRNALGSPVDTSQ; translated from the coding sequence ATGGCGCTGAGTTCGGACTCGTCTACCGGTCGAGACGCACGTGAGAAGATCACTATCCAGAAAGTCAGCCGGTCATACGAGTCGACGCAGGCGCTCGCAGACGTCTCGTTTTCGGTTGCGGAGGGGGAGTTCTGCTGTGTCGTCGGTCCCTCGGGGTGTGGGAAGACGACGCTGTTGCGAGCGATCGCCGGGCTCGACGATCCCGATGGTGGGTCGATACTGGTCGGTGGAGACCCGGTTACCGGTCCTGGGCTGGACAGGGGAATGGTCTTTCAGGAGTACGCGCTGTTCCCGTGGCGAACCGTCCGCGGGAATATCCGGTTTGGCCTCGACCGGCCCGCCTGTGACTGTCCCGACTGCGAGGGACGAGTCCGGGAGTTGATCGACTTGGTAGGGCTCGACGGCTTCGAGGACGCGTACCCGAAAGAGCTGTCCGGCGGCATGAAACAGCGCGTCGGTATCGCTCGCGCGCTCGCCCCCGATCCAGAGATCCTCTTAATGGACGAACCGTTCGGTAGTGTCGACGCTCGGACGCGCGACCGCTTGCACGCCGAATTGCTCGATATCTGGACGCAAACCGGACAGACCGTCGTGTTCGTCACCCACGACATCGACGAGGCAGTGACCCTCGCTGATCGCGTGGTCGTCATGGATGCCGACCCTGGAACCGTGCAGTCGACGTTCTCTATCGACCTAGAACGCCCACGTGAACGGACCTCTCGTGACTTCGTGAACCACGTCGCGCGAATTAGGAATGCGCTCGGAAGTCCTGTCGACACTAGCCAGTGA
- a CDS encoding cobalamin transport operon protein: MQRWKQYGGLAGLFAAFLAAGYWGFTATGGALPWAKRSAQALQRGVQESGGALVDFGRGIVVAGPIRKGGMMLEFGGLVLLLVVLGVGMYVYVDRYGGFEDGDRQAR, encoded by the coding sequence ATGCAGCGCTGGAAGCAGTACGGTGGCCTTGCCGGCCTCTTCGCTGCCTTTCTCGCCGCTGGGTACTGGGGATTCACCGCAACCGGGGGCGCACTGCCGTGGGCCAAACGCTCCGCACAGGCACTTCAGCGTGGTGTCCAGGAGAGTGGCGGCGCGCTCGTCGACTTCGGCCGCGGCATCGTCGTCGCCGGCCCGATCCGAAAGGGCGGAATGATGCTCGAATTCGGTGGGCTCGTCCTTCTGCTGGTCGTCCTCGGTGTCGGCATGTACGTCTACGTCGACCGCTACGGTGGCTTCGAGGACGGAGATCGTCAGGCTCGGTAA
- a CDS encoding energy-coupling factor ABC transporter permease: MAHIHLGEGSFPLWALVLWTLLGVGLISAVVYRVRKGGIKTHQIALAGIGAAASFAVFQLNIPVWGGIHMNLTGLVGILAGPLLGALIALVVNIFSAALGHGAVGLIGANTLVNASEAIVAYYAFKTLMGMDWDVFPASASAATLGLSAGAFLMGAIIVISGVNGSALPRGDLTIAVAGLVGLNLGVAVIEGILTGFIVQFLASVRPDLVGLADRDTQEEPTGVTS, from the coding sequence ATGGCACACATTCACCTCGGAGAAGGCTCGTTCCCGCTATGGGCACTGGTACTCTGGACGCTGCTTGGCGTCGGACTGATCAGTGCTGTCGTCTACCGGGTCCGGAAAGGTGGCATCAAAACGCACCAGATCGCACTCGCCGGGATCGGCGCGGCCGCGAGCTTCGCGGTCTTCCAGTTGAACATCCCCGTCTGGGGTGGCATCCACATGAACCTCACCGGCCTCGTTGGGATTCTCGCCGGGCCGCTGCTTGGTGCATTGATCGCGTTGGTCGTCAACATCTTCTCGGCGGCGCTCGGGCACGGTGCGGTCGGTCTGATCGGCGCGAATACGCTCGTCAACGCGAGCGAAGCTATCGTCGCCTACTACGCGTTCAAGACCCTGATGGGAATGGACTGGGACGTCTTCCCCGCCAGCGCCAGTGCCGCGACGCTCGGGCTCTCCGCAGGCGCGTTCCTGATGGGGGCGATCATCGTCATCAGCGGCGTGAACGGGAGCGCGCTGCCGCGCGGTGATCTGACGATTGCCGTCGCCGGTCTCGTTGGCCTCAACCTCGGCGTCGCCGTCATCGAGGGTATCCTGACGGGCTTCATCGTTCAGTTCCTCGCGTCCGTCCGCCCCGACCTCGTCGGCCTCGCCGACCGTGACACCCAGGAGGAGCCGACCGGGGTGACCTCCTGA